ATATGATAACTTATCACTTGTAAATGCAAAGATCAGTTCATTTTTTTCTATAAAATATTCTAAGTTATTCATCGTCATTTTCCTTCCAATATCAAATAATTTTGAAACAAAGATCGAACCTAATTTAAACCCATACAGTAAGCGGATCTAAGTCTATTATTTGTGCTATAAAGAGCTTAATTTCAGACTCATTAGAAAAAGTAGGTTTCGTAATGATATTTGATTCCCATTTTTCTAAATTATCCGGGCCGCTGGATTTTATAATGAAGTTAGCCACCTGGCTAACATATAAAAAACGCCATGTGAATTTCATGTTATATTGAAGTTACCACTAACTCTCAATAGACAGGATGAATTCACATGACGCACTCTAACCATACCACATCAGCACGTAAGGGAAAACACTTATCTTATTCAGAGCGGTCTCAAATCGCTATTTTAAAGCAAGAAAACTATTCCAATCGTCGGATTGCTAGTGTTTTAGAACGTGCTCCACAAACAATCAATAATGAGGTGAAGCGCGGAACGGTCACACAACTTAAACGCCAAAAGCAAAAAGGAAAGGTCTATGATTACTATACTGAAGCTTATGACGCTGATGCTGGACAAGCAGCTTATGACAGACATCGTTTAAACTGTGGCCGACGGCCAAAATGGGCGGATATAGATACCTTTATAGAATGGGCCGATGATAAGATGTTGCTTGATAAATGGTCCCCTGATGCCGTGACTGGTTTTGCGTTAGAGCATGAGTTGTTTGATCGTGCCATTATTCCTAGTACAACAACACTTTACAATTGGATAGATAAAGGAATCATGCGAACAACGAACCTTGATCTTTTAGAAAAGCTCTCTCGTAAACCAAAAGTGTCCTCTCTGAAGAAACGCCCAAATAAACGTATTCTCGGGCAATCGATAGACAAACGGCCTAAAGAAATTGATAGCCGTGAAACTTTTGGTCACTGGGAAATCGACACAGTCGTTGGTAATAAGGAGAAGACCGATGCCGTACTACTAACATTAGTTGAACGACAAACCCGCTTTGAAGTTATTATGAAGGTAAACGGTAAAGATCAATATTCAGTGGACGAAGCCATTTATTCTCTTCAAGAACGCGCTGGAGATGACTTTTCTACTATGTTTAAGACGATTACTTCAGATAATGGATCTGAATTTGCAGGTCTACATGAAGCGTTAAAGGATACCCTGGATGTTTATTTTAGCCATCCTTATGCATCATTTGAGCGAGGAACGAGTGAGAATCAGCATAAATTCATTCGTCGCTTCATTCCGAAAGGAAAGTCGATGGGTCAAGTTTTAGAATCACAATGCTTACGTATACAACAATGGATGAACGATTATCCCAGAAAAATATTGGATTATAAAACACCTCATGAGTGTTTCGTCAATGCCTTACGATTAGAAAAGCAAGTGGCTTAACCCGTGAGGGCTTGACAACGAGCCTCCTTCGACATGATTTTAAAGCTGTAGAGCTGGCTGAAGCCAGCTTGTCAAAAGACTATCATGTCTCAGCTCATTATCAAGCCCTCACTACACAGATAGTAACCGTCAAATATCGCATGAAATTTAGTTTCACTAAGTGGCTAACTTAAACTTGAAATTTTGGTCTAAAGTTTTTTCACCAACAGAAGCAATAAAGTCAAAGAATGGATATAAAGAAAAAATCCTTGTTAAATTCTTGCGGTGGACTTTTTTGCCACCAACTACTTTCAACTTTTCAGCTGCCATATCATTATGCTGATATATAATACGATTAGGAAATCCAGAAAAGGCCATCATAAAGGTCCAAAAAGGCACATACCCACTAAAGTCAATACCCACTTCTATATCAATATTTCCTAACAATCTTTTCCATTCTTGTTGGACAATTTCCTTATAGAAACCTATATCTTCCACTCTTGCATAATTCATGAAACGATTATATCTTACCCATTCGTAAAATGTTAAATTCATTCCACCGCCACGATAAGCCATATGAACGTTAGACGAGAGTCTTTTGATATTGTCTTCAAATGTTTTGTTTCCCCTACTTTTATCAATTATTATTAAGTTGTATTTATCATAAGGAAAAAGCTTAGTTAAATTAATAACTGAAGATGTTACACCGTTATTTAAAAACGCTCCAGCATACATTACAACATTAGGCTTTCTATTATTATAATCTTTTTCTACTAAACTTTTTTTACCTGAAAAAATATAATCTATATAATCTCTTGTAACAGAGCCATTATCATAATTCGTAAATTTATTCTTATAGGATTCAATTTGCTCTTTATGATTCTGAGTAATCACGTCACTATTTATAATATTTGTTGAAACATCCTCAGCTGTATAACAGATACTGCCAGGTAATGCATCTAAGTCTAAATAAACTCCACGTTTAGCTAAGTATTCATCTTTATCATATAAATAAAATATGATCGGCTTATCAGTAACTAAAAAGTCAAAGAATATACTACTATAATCTGTTACTAGTATATCAACATAATGCAATAACTCATTAGTATCTACCCAATTAGGAATTAACGTAATCCCCTCAAATTCCATTCCTTCGATGTATTTATATACTAGCGGATGAACTTTTACTAGAAATTCGTATTCATCAATATTAATATTTTCTACAATATCATTAATGCTTTGTACAATTTGTTCAACAATATCATCAACTTTCCCAACTTCGCCTCTCCAAGTAGGTGCGTACAAAACAAGTTTTTTATTTCCCTTTAATATAGGAAATACACTTTCTAAGACTCGACTTTCATAAAAAATATTATCAATCCTAGGATAACCATTTTCTAACACTTTTCCAGTATATATATCATTTATATCATGTGAGTAGACAATTTTTTCTGAAGTAAATTCGTTAGGTGATAATATGTAATTAGACTGTAAAAAATTTTTTTGAAGATTACTATGTTGAGTAATCGAACCTTCCATATCTTTTCCTAAAGTTTTTAGGGGAGTTCCATGCCAAGTATTTACATATACTTGATCATCTTTCTTTAAAAAGTATGGAGGAAAACTGACACTATTTATTAAATATTTAGCGGAAGCTAAGTAATAAAAATATTGTTTAGTGTGAGTTTTAATAAATTCCACATTATCAAACTTTTTATAATAGTTATAGTACTCATTATCTTCAGAATTGTTTAAAACCCAAACATGCTTCATATTTTTAAATTCAGGATTATTTAACAAATACTTAAATATAGCAAACGGATTATCAGTCATGCCTTTTCCGTGGAAAGATTCATATAGTATAACGTTATCTTTAATATTATACTTTTCAAAGGCCTTTTGGTATTCAACTTGTCTAGAAAAAGTGACGTTGCTCATTTTCTTCCTATAATTCTTTATTACTTTTTTAACGTCTGGCATACTTTCACTCCTAATAATATTATACAAAAACATACAACATTCAAATTCTAACACAGACAACTTGTGTTTTCACAGCTATTTTAATAAAAACTACTAACTTTTCTATATGACCATTTAACTTATGTTATTTGCAATACTACTATTCGATTTATTAATAAAAGGCTAAAATTTTATTTTTTCATTTTACTATGTTAATATTAATTGATTTATTAAATAAGAAGGGTTTTTTATGCATCGAAAAAAACGAAATATTTTCAAATCTCTTTCTTTTTTGCTCCTTATTTTACTTATTGGAATATCAGTTTTTGCTTTTATACCAACACCTAAGAATGATTATGTAATCTCACACCGAGGAGCAAGTGGAGAAGAAATTGAGCATACTTTTAAAGCTTATGATTTAGCCCTTAATTATAATACTAAATACATTGAACAAGATGTAGTAACATCAAAAGATGGTACTTTATATGTATCGCACGACGAAAATGCAAAACGCATAACCGGCATTAACAAAGACTATAAAGATATGACTTCTCAAGAAATAGATAAATTACGGACTTCTGATAATCAACATATTTTGAAGTTAGAAGACGTTTTTAAAAGATATAAAGACAGAACCCACTATGCAATAGAATTAAAGGAAGAAGATAACAAAAGTGCATTAAAGCCTTTTGAAGAACTCGTAAAAAAATATGGTTTAGAGAATAAGGTTATTGTACAAGCGCGTAATAAAGAGGCTCTAGAATCATTGAACGTTGTCTTTGCAGATATGCCAAAGCTGATATTAGTGAACACAGAGGATGAGCTAAATAATGCTTTAAACCAAAGCTATATAGATATTATCGGTGCGAATAAGAAATTAATGAACAAAAGTAATATAACAAAAGCACATGATCATGGAAAAGAATTTAATGTATTTACGCTAGACAGCACCAATGAAATAAAAAAAGCAATTGATTTAGAAATAGATAGCTATTTCACTAATTTTACTGCGAAGGCGTTAACGCTAGAAGGTAATTATAGATGATAAAGTAAAAGCTTCCCTTCATCGGCAAAAGTAAATCAAAACTCTTCAGGTTTAGTGCTATCTATTTCTACAATTATAACAAATAACTTTTTAAGCGCCTGAGCATCATTATCATTACAGCTCTGATAAATAACGTCCGTATCATTTACTTTCCAAGTATTGGTTTAGTGGTTATATCATTTGAAATTGAAAATAAGATATTTTCCCAATTTATCTATTCCTCTATTTCTTTATCAATATCAACTTTAGGATTGTGCAATCAAGTTACAAGAGTCTTTCTTACTACTCCTCGCTTTCCATAAAATCTAACACACTAAATAGTTACAAACAGTCTCACAAAGTAAGACCAAAGAATAACAAAACTTCATATATAGTTATTACTAACAAGAGTGAATGGTGAAAGAAAGATCAGTAAAAAACCTTAAATAAAAAATACAAAAACATAGCTAATAAACTAACAATATTTAACTTAAGTTATTATCTTCGGACTGTTTTATTAACAACTGACTAACTTCTTGAGATGCTTTCCCATCCTCCCACTGACAAAACCTTTGCTCAAAGGCGTCTATCTTGTCTTCATATTGCGAAAATTCACCATACGATATAAACTCTTGAATAAATTGATAAAACTCTTCTTCATTTTGCGCAATTGGACCAGGGACCTTGTTATAATCTAGATAAAATCCCCGCAATTTTTCTTTATAATGTTTCATATCATAAGGATAAAATAACATAGGTCGTTGTAATATCGCAAAATCAAACATTACGGAAGAATAGTCTGTAATCAATAAATCACTAATCAAATATAGTTCATTAATAGGTTCATTCATACACACTTTTATCTGATCTTCGTAGCCTTCAATATTAATTGAATCACCGACTAAATAATGAGGACGGATAATCAACGTATCTTCTTTCTCTAAACAATGAGTTATTTTTTCTAGATCAAAAGGCATAAAAAATTTGTAGCTTCCTTTTTTGATAAAGTAATCATCACGCCAAGTGGGCGCATAAAGAATAACTCGGCCACTTTCTTTGCCAATAATCTTTTGCTTTAATTCATTTCGTAACTGCTTATTGTCCTTATTATTAACTAACTCATCATTTCTTGGGTAGCCAATTTCCAACATATTATTTTGAAATTGAAAAGCTTGTTTAAAGATTTTTTCAGAATACTCATTAGGAGCGACTAAATAATCCCAACGCTTAGCTTCAACAATAAAGTTGTTTTTATACTTTTCTGTGTCAGTACCTGGCATCGCTACTTCTTGTATATCAGCCCCTAATTTTTTTAAAGGCGTTCCATGCCAAGTTTGGATGTAAACTGTATCTTTGTTTTTCTTTAACCAGTTAGGCATGCGTGAATTAAATATCCAAAAATTGGCTCGAGTAGTAAGCCATAGCCACTTGACTGAGAAACGAGGGACAAGATTCAAATCAGGATATTTTTCTTTTGCTTCTTTCATATTCTCTTTTTTTATTCCCCAATATAAATTTTTCTCTTCCACCTGCTTGGTTAACTCTTGATAAATTGCATAAGGATTATCTGATGGTAACTTACCATTGAATGTTTCTAATAAAACAACTCCACTTTTTATAGGGAAAACTGAAGCAGAAAAATTAAAGATTATTTTATATATTTTACTAAGAATTCTTTTTATCATTTCTTGTACGAACCTTCCAACATAAACTTTTAATTACAAATACAGGCAGTTGTAAAATCCGCTTAAATCTTTTACGGTCAGTTAATGACCGATACAACCACTCTAAATGAACATCAATAAAAAATTGAGGCGCACGCTTAACATGTCCACTTAATACATCAAAGCTTCCCCCAACATCCTGAAATACAGAAACATCTAACTGAGGGATATTTCTTGCTAACCACTCTTCTTGCTTAGGAAAACCTAGTGCTACAAATAGAAAATCTGGCTTGCTATAGTTAATTTTTTCAATAATTTCAGTTTCTGATAAATCTGTATACCCATCGATTCTACCACTTAGTATTAAATTTGGATAATCTTTTTGGATTTTTTCCGCAGCATCAGCCACAACTTCAGGTTTGGCTCCGTATAAAAAAATACTTTTCTTATATGTATTCGCATATTCTAAGAACCGGTACATTAATTCAATACCTGCTACGCGTTCTTTAATTTGCCCGCCTAGTAGCTTTGAAACCAATACAATACCTATGCCATCAGGAATCCGATGTGTACTTTTTTTAATAAATTCATAGATCTCCGAGCGGTTCTGTCCTTCGACAATAATTTGTGGATTCACGCTAATAGCGCTCATCTTTTTATCACTTTGTAAATACTCTGGCAAGTCTTTAATAATTTCATTATAAGTAATCACATCCACAGGAAATCCCATAATTTCTTCAGTTATCATATACGTTTTTCACCCACTTTAACAATTGTTCGCGAGCACTTCCATGCGCATATTCATTCCACATTTGATTGAAAGTTTCAAAGTCTTCCTCTGAAGGAGTTTGGACCGCTGAAACCAACTCATTTTGTTTCTTTACTATTTTTCCAGGTGCCCAATATTGAAACCCTTCTTCAATGCCTACTTCTTTCTTATACTCTTCATAATCATAACAAAAAAAGACCATTTTCCCATTGGAGTTAGCTAGGGAATACTCGAAAGGAATAGAAGAATAGTCCGTAATTAAACAATCTACTGAAGGTAAGATTTGAGCTAAATTCATCTCTTTAAAATCAGAAATAATTCCGTCTATATCTTTC
This region of Tetragenococcus osmophilus genomic DNA includes:
- a CDS encoding IS30 family transposase, with the translated sequence MTHSNHTTSARKGKHLSYSERSQIAILKQENYSNRRIASVLERAPQTINNEVKRGTVTQLKRQKQKGKVYDYYTEAYDADAGQAAYDRHRLNCGRRPKWADIDTFIEWADDKMLLDKWSPDAVTGFALEHELFDRAIIPSTTTLYNWIDKGIMRTTNLDLLEKLSRKPKVSSLKKRPNKRILGQSIDKRPKEIDSRETFGHWEIDTVVGNKEKTDAVLLTLVERQTRFEVIMKVNGKDQYSVDEAIYSLQERAGDDFSTMFKTITSDNGSEFAGLHEALKDTLDVYFSHPYASFERGTSENQHKFIRRFIPKGKSMGQVLESQCLRIQQWMNDYPRKILDYKTPHECFVNALRLEKQVA
- a CDS encoding CDP-glycerol glycerophosphotransferase family protein, producing the protein MPDVKKVIKNYRKKMSNVTFSRQVEYQKAFEKYNIKDNVILYESFHGKGMTDNPFAIFKYLLNNPEFKNMKHVWVLNNSEDNEYYNYYKKFDNVEFIKTHTKQYFYYLASAKYLINSVSFPPYFLKKDDQVYVNTWHGTPLKTLGKDMEGSITQHSNLQKNFLQSNYILSPNEFTSEKIVYSHDINDIYTGKVLENGYPRIDNIFYESRVLESVFPILKGNKKLVLYAPTWRGEVGKVDDIVEQIVQSINDIVENINIDEYEFLVKVHPLVYKYIEGMEFEGITLIPNWVDTNELLHYVDILVTDYSSIFFDFLVTDKPIIFYLYDKDEYLAKRGVYLDLDALPGSICYTAEDVSTNIINSDVITQNHKEQIESYKNKFTNYDNGSVTRDYIDYIFSGKKSLVEKDYNNRKPNVVMYAGAFLNNGVTSSVINLTKLFPYDKYNLIIIDKSRGNKTFEDNIKRLSSNVHMAYRGGGMNLTFYEWVRYNRFMNYARVEDIGFYKEIVQQEWKRLLGNIDIEVGIDFSGYVPFWTFMMAFSGFPNRIIYQHNDMAAEKLKVVGGKKVHRKNLTRIFSLYPFFDFIASVGEKTLDQNFKFKLAT
- a CDS encoding glycerophosphodiester phosphodiesterase, producing the protein MHRKKRNIFKSLSFLLLILLIGISVFAFIPTPKNDYVISHRGASGEEIEHTFKAYDLALNYNTKYIEQDVVTSKDGTLYVSHDENAKRITGINKDYKDMTSQEIDKLRTSDNQHILKLEDVFKRYKDRTHYAIELKEEDNKSALKPFEELVKKYGLENKVIVQARNKEALESLNVVFADMPKLILVNTEDELNNALNQSYIDIIGANKKLMNKSNITKAHDHGKEFNVFTLDSTNEIKKAIDLEIDSYFTNFTAKALTLEGNYR
- a CDS encoding CDP-glycerol glycerophosphotransferase family protein, whose product is MIKRILSKIYKIIFNFSASVFPIKSGVVLLETFNGKLPSDNPYAIYQELTKQVEEKNLYWGIKKENMKEAKEKYPDLNLVPRFSVKWLWLTTRANFWIFNSRMPNWLKKNKDTVYIQTWHGTPLKKLGADIQEVAMPGTDTEKYKNNFIVEAKRWDYLVAPNEYSEKIFKQAFQFQNNMLEIGYPRNDELVNNKDNKQLRNELKQKIIGKESGRVILYAPTWRDDYFIKKGSYKFFMPFDLEKITHCLEKEDTLIIRPHYLVGDSINIEGYEDQIKVCMNEPINELYLISDLLITDYSSVMFDFAILQRPMLFYPYDMKHYKEKLRGFYLDYNKVPGPIAQNEEEFYQFIQEFISYGEFSQYEDKIDAFEQRFCQWEDGKASQEVSQLLIKQSEDNNLS
- a CDS encoding WecB/TagA/CpsF family glycosyltransferase; amino-acid sequence: MITEEIMGFPVDVITYNEIIKDLPEYLQSDKKMSAISVNPQIIVEGQNRSEIYEFIKKSTHRIPDGIGIVLVSKLLGGQIKERVAGIELMYRFLEYANTYKKSIFLYGAKPEVVADAAEKIQKDYPNLILSGRIDGYTDLSETEIIEKINYSKPDFLFVALGFPKQEEWLARNIPQLDVSVFQDVGGSFDVLSGHVKRAPQFFIDVHLEWLYRSLTDRKRFKRILQLPVFVIKSLCWKVRTRNDKKNS